The following is a genomic window from Pedobacter sp. KBS0701.
ACAGCTTGATGATAGTATCCACCATTATAAAAAATGGGTAAAATTTGGGATCAGTCCGTTTGGGATCTGGAAAAATAAGTACGAAGATCCGGAAGGCTCTGCAACCAGTGGCCTATCCAATTATGCAGAACTTTTTGCCGATAGCCGTAAATGGGTTAGAGAAGGCTGGGTAGATTACATTAATCCTCAAATTTATTTTACGTTTACCAGAAGAGTTGCGCCTTATGGTGTTTTAGTTGATTGGTGGAGCAATAATAACTTTGGCAGGCATGTTTACATTGGGCAGGGCGCTTACCTGGTAAATTCGAGGGCTGAAGCCGCCTGGAAAAACCTAAGCGAAATACCCAAACAGATTAGATACCTGAGAGATAATAACCGAATTCAGGGTAGCGTGTTTTTTAGTTCTAAATCATTAAGCACGGTCGCAAAGGCAGTTGGCGATTCGCTAAAGAACGACCTCTATAAATACCCTGCTCTGCCGCCGCAAATGCCATGGCTGGATGAGGTGCCGCCAAATGAGCCTCAGGCATTAACAGCTGATGCACTAAAAGATGGTGTACATTTAAAATGGCAGCTCCCGTTAAAGGCTAAAGATGGGGAAACGGCTTCAGGATTTGTAGTTTACCGATTTAACGAAGGCGAGAAAATTTCGGTACTTGATCCGAAGAACATTGTTAAAATAAGCTTTGAAGATTATCTTTCATTCATTGATACGAGTGTAGAAAGTGGAAAACGTTACAGCTATCTCGTAACGGCATTAGACCGGTTAAAAAATGAGAGTGAACCTAGTGGGCCGGTCGGCGTTGAAGTTCCTTTAGCGAAGTAATAATTGCGCTGGACTTACCGTCATTTCGGGCGGAGTGCAACGAAGTCGGGAAGTCTACCTGAGTAGACCTCTCCGTTTCCCTATGCTTCAGTCGAGATGACGACTTTCTTATTTGTCGATTCTCTTTCTACAACCGCCGGGTCGAGTACAATATGCTCCATATTGGTGTATGGGTTCTCCTGGTTAATCATTTTCAGAAACATTTTAGCACATTCTTTTCCCATTTTTGAGGCATGCTGATCAATTGTAGATAAATTGGGCGTAATGTATGCGGAGAATGCTTCGTTGGCAAAACCAATTACCCCAACCTGAGGTGGTGTTTCGTCGATCTCTTTCAACTTTTTAATTACACCTAGCGCCGTAAAATCATCACCAGCAATTATAGCATCGGGTTTATTGCTGCTGCGCATTAACTTACCCGCACCAAACCGGCCGTCTTTAATGGATAAACCGCCAAAAATAATATGGTCTTCTATCAGCGGAAGGTTATGGTCTGCTAAGGCTGCCTTGTAGCCTTCCAACCGATCGTTAAAAATTTTAATCTGGTGAACAGTAGTTACAAAAGCAATTTTTTGATAACCCTGATCGATTAGGTGTTTTGTAGCAATATAGCCTGCTTTAAAATCGTCAAGGGTTATGGTTGGCACTTTTAAATCTATATTTACACGGTCGAATAATATCAGGGGCTTATTTTGCTTAATAATTTCGCCAAAGTGCGAAATGTCTTTTGTTTCTAAAGACATTGAAGCCATAATACCATCTACCTGTGCTTCCAGTAAGGTTCTTACGCCATTAATTTCATTCTCAACAGATTCATTGGATTGGTAGATAATCACACGATAGCCACTGTCTTTCAGGCCATCTTCTATGCGATGGATAATAGATGCAAAGAAATGTGCCTGTACACTTGGCACAATTACACCAATGATATGGGTTTTGCCAGATTTTAATGCTGATGCGAGTTTATTTGGACTATAGTTTAGTTTTTTAGCCATTTCAACAACAGCCTTTCTGGTGGTATCGCTTATTGCCGGAAAGCCACTAAGTGCCCTGGAAACAGTAGATACTGTAATGTCGAGCGCCTCGGCTATATCATATATGGTAGTTTTCTTTTTCAATGGAGAAGAGAGGGACAAATCAATTATAGCATTTTTTTACTAAACCTTAATAATAATGTTTTTTTTATACATAAAATATAATAATACATAAAAACCAAATACATAGGTTATGGCCCAAACCAATGAAGC
Proteins encoded in this region:
- a CDS encoding glycoside hydrolase family 10 protein, which gives rise to MLKNFLYALLSLTVLPYILNAQPLSKIAPKREFRGVWVATVTNIDWPSKPGLSIDQQKQELIGILERHKSQGMNAIILQVRPAADAFYAKSREPWSQWLMGKQGLAPAPGYDPLAFAIKEAHFRGMELHAWFNPYRASMSSSTVLSENHAYRKHPDWFFTYGGKKQFDPGIPDVREYIVQVILDVVKGYDIDGIHFDDYFYPYKLEGQTINDSNTFYKYPNNFSDIKDWRRNNVDLLIKQLDDSIHHYKKWVKFGISPFGIWKNKYEDPEGSATSGLSNYAELFADSRKWVREGWVDYINPQIYFTFTRRVAPYGVLVDWWSNNNFGRHVYIGQGAYLVNSRAEAAWKNLSEIPKQIRYLRDNNRIQGSVFFSSKSLSTVAKAVGDSLKNDLYKYPALPPQMPWLDEVPPNEPQALTADALKDGVHLKWQLPLKAKDGETASGFVVYRFNEGEKISVLDPKNIVKISFEDYLSFIDTSVESGKRYSYLVTALDRLKNESEPSGPVGVEVPLAK
- a CDS encoding LacI family DNA-binding transcriptional regulator, encoding MKKKTTIYDIAEALDITVSTVSRALSGFPAISDTTRKAVVEMAKKLNYSPNKLASALKSGKTHIIGVIVPSVQAHFFASIIHRIEDGLKDSGYRVIIYQSNESVENEINGVRTLLEAQVDGIMASMSLETKDISHFGEIIKQNKPLILFDRVNIDLKVPTITLDDFKAGYIATKHLIDQGYQKIAFVTTVHQIKIFNDRLEGYKAALADHNLPLIEDHIIFGGLSIKDGRFGAGKLMRSSNKPDAIIAGDDFTALGVIKKLKEIDETPPQVGVIGFANEAFSAYITPNLSTIDQHASKMGKECAKMFLKMINQENPYTNMEHIVLDPAVVERESTNKKVVISTEA